A genomic window from Scomber scombrus chromosome 18, fScoSco1.1, whole genome shotgun sequence includes:
- the LOC133999857 gene encoding ATP-dependent RNA helicase DHX58-like isoform X1, translated as MADFGLRSYQEEVVERALRRENIIIWLPTGGGKTRAAVYVAKKHLETTERATVVVLVNKVHLVEQHYSKEFKPHLDPKYKIEAVTGDSGQKDFFGKVVDKSHMVICTAQILFNALTNMEENKHVELSDITLLIIDECHHTHKEGVYNKIMRHYLEKKLKGERKLPQVLGLTASPGTGGAKILERAVEHVLQICANLDSAIVSTKNYIPELKEKVPRPFKSMDIVDKRPQDPFGDQLKSMMQMIHDFMPLPPDFRLRESGTQEYEADVVILEQTGVKEQNRILAQCALHLRQYNDALLINDTLRMMDAYRSLEEFYDIKGNNAKDGTDFFLVGLFQENQVELREIARNSQYENPKMGKLETVLLKQFGPDPKSRGILFCKTRKSTHCLNDWVLNNRALRQAGIKAAVLIGAGSGISHMTQNEQTDTICKFRQGALNLLISTSVAEEGLDIPECNLVVRYGLLTNEIAQQQATGRARAQDSQYSVVAQRGGREVHREHINELLEELTGQAIAKVQEMSIHDFRTKINELQIQEVIGSKVANMHKKEKRGRFAASRVQLLCRNCFKSVASGSDIKLVENAHYVNVNPDFRKHYKVGGQVRIGKTFEDWEPGRTISCNDCNQDWGFEIKYRKIALLPNIAIKNFALETPEGTTPVKKWKDVSFTVEEFDFQEYIQDNFPDMTID; from the exons ATGGCAGATTTTGGACTTCGTTCATACCAGGAAGAAGTGGTTGAAAGGGCCCTTCGTAGAGAGAACATCATTATTTGGCTACCAACAGGAGGGGGGAAGACCCGTGCTGCTGTGTATGTAGCAAAAAAACACCTGGAGACTACTGAACGGGCTACGGTGGTGGTCCTGGTAAACAAg GTTCACCTTGTGGAACAACATTATAGCAAAGAGTTCAAACCTCACCTGGACCCCAAGTACAAGATAGAGGCTGTCACTGGAGACAGTGGACAGAAGGACTTCTTTGGAAAAGTGGTAGATAAATCACACATGGTCATCTGCACTGCACAGATCTTATTTAATGCTCTGACTAACatggaggaaaataaacatgttgagCTCTCAG ACATTACTCTACTGATTATTGATGAGTGCCACCACACCCACAAAGAGGGTGTCTACAACAAGATAATGAGACACTATTTGGAAAAAAAGTTGAAAGGAGAACGAAAACTGCCACAGGTCCTGGGTCTCACTGCATCACCGGGGACAGGGGGTGCAAAGATTCTGGAAAGGGCTGTAGAGCATGTACTGCAG ATTTGTGCCAACCTGGACTCAGCCATAGTTTCAACTAAAAACTACATCCCTGAGCTGAAGGAGAAGGTACCCAGACCCTTTAAGTCAATGGACATTGTGGACAAAAGGCCTCAG gATCCATTTGGGGATCAACTGAAGAGTATGATGCAGATGATCCATGACTTTATGCCTCTACCTCCAGACTTCAGACTGAGAGAGTCTGGCACACAAGAGTATGAGGCAGATGTAGTGATTTTAGAGCAGACAG GGGTAAAGGAGCAAAACAGAATTCTGGCACAATGTGCACTCCATCTCAGGCAGTACAACGACGCCCTGCTCATCAATGACACCCTGCGAATGATGGATGCTTATCGCTCCTTAGAGGAATTCTACGATATCAAGGGCAACAATGCCAAAGATGGAACAGACTTCTTCCTGGTGGGACTTTTCCAAG AGAATCAAGTGGAGCTGAGGGAAATAGCAAGAAATTCTCAATATGAGAACCCCAAGATGGGCAAACTTGAAACCGTTCTTCTAAAGCAGTTTGGTCCAGATCCGAAATCAAGGGGGATCCTTTTCTGTAAAACTCGTAAAAGCACCCACTGCCTGAATGACTGGGTCCTCAACAATAGAGCCTTACGGCAAGCTGGCATAAAGGCAGCAGTCCTCATAGGGGCTGGCAGTGGCATAAGTCACATGACACAG aatgagcagacagacacaatCTGCAAATTTCGCCAGGGTGCTCTCAACCTCCTGATCTCCACCAGTGTGGCTGAAGAAGGCCTTGACATCCCTGAATGCAACCTGGTGGTACGCTATGGACTGCTTACGAATGAGATTGCCCAGCAGCAGGCCACAGGACGTGCCCGAGCACAAGACAGCCAGTATTCAGTGGTTGCACAGAGAGGGGGACGAGAAGTGCACAGAGAGCACATCAATGAACTTTTGGAAGAGCTGACTGGCCAAGCCATTGCTAAAGTCCAAGAAATGAGCATCCATGACTTTCGCACAAAG ATAAATGAACTGCAAATACAAGAAGTTATTGGCAGTAAAGTTGCAAATATGCACAAAAAGGAGAAGAGGGGTCGCTTCGCTGCCTCTAGAGTCCAACTTTTGTGTCGAAACTGTTTCAAGTCTGTGGCCTCTGGAAGTGATATTAAACTTGTTGAAAATGCCCACTATGTCAATGTGAACCCTGACTTTCG GAAGCACTACAAAGTCGGTGGGCAGGTTAGAATAGGCAAGACTTTTGAGGACTGGGAGCCTGGACGCACAATCAGTTGCAATGACTGCAACCAG GACTGGGGATTTGAGATAAAGTACAGGAAGATTGCCCTGCTGCCCAACATAGCCATCAAGAACTTTGCCCTGGAGACCCCTGAGGGCACGACGCCTGTGAAGAAGTGGAAGGATGTTAGTTTCACTGTTGAAGAGTTCGACTTTCAAGAATACATCCAAGACAACTTCCCTGACATGACCATTGACTGA
- the LOC133999857 gene encoding ATP-dependent RNA helicase DHX58-like isoform X2 — protein sequence MADFGLRSYQEEVVERALRRENVIIWLPTGGGKTRAAVYVAKRHLETTSPAKVVVLVNKVHLVEQHFKKEFKPHLGPEYKIEAVSGDSGQKDFFGKVVERSDVVICTAQIVFNALTNMEENAHVELSDITLLIIDECHHTQKEGVYNKIMRHYLEKKLRGEPKLPQILGLTASPGTGGAKILERAVEHVLQICANLDSAIVSTKHCTAELKEKVPRPFKSIHIVDKRAQDPFGDQLKEMMQKIHNFMTLPPDFRLRECGTQEYELDVITLKRRGEKEQNRILAQCALHLREYNDALLINDTLRMMDAYRSLEDFYDTKTDNAIDETDDFLVRLFQDDAVKLRKIAKNSQYENPKMGKLETVLRNQFGPDPESRGILFCKTRKSTRCLNDWVLYNRALQQAGIKAAVLTGAGCGKSHMTQNEQDDTIRKFSQGVLNLLISTSVAEEGLDIPECNLVVRYGLLTNEIAQQQARGRARAQEAEYSMVGQTGGQEVHREHINELLEELTGQAIAKIQEMSPHDFRTKINELQKEALIGSDIADTHKMKKRGRYDASAVQLWCRGCFKSVASGSDIEVIKNMHRVNVNPDFRKHYKLGEQVKIGKTFDDWEPGCKISCNDCNQDWGFEIKYRKIALLPNIAIKNFALETPEGTTPVKKWKDVSFTVEEFDFQEYIQDNFPDMTID from the exons ATGGCAGATTTTGGACTTCGTTCATACCAGGAAGAAGTGGTTGAAAGGGCCCTTCGAAGAGAGAATGTCATTATCTGGCTGCCAACAGGAGGGGGGAAGACCCGTGCTGCTGTGTATGTGGCAAAAAGACACCTGGAGACTACCTCACCGGCTAAGGTGGTGGTCCTGGTAAACAAg GTCCACCTAGTGgaacaacattttaagaaagAGTTCAAACCTCACCTGGGCCCTGAGTACAAGATAGAGGCAGTCAGTGGAGACAGTGGACAGAAGGACTTCTTTGGAAAAGTGGTGGAAAGATCAGATGTGGTCATCTGCACTGCACAGATCGTATTTAATGCTCTGACTAACATGGAGGAAAATGCGCATGTTGAGCTCTCAG ACATTACTCTACTGATTATTGATGAGTGCCACCACACCCAGAAAGAGGGTGTCTACAACAAGATCATGAGACACTATTTGGAGAAAAAGTTGAGAGGAGAACCAAAACTGCCACAGATCCTGGGTCTCACTGCATCACCGGGGACAGGGGGTGCAAAGATTCTGGAAAGGGCTGTAGAGCATGTACTGCAG ATTTGTGCCAACCTGGACTCAGCCATAGTTTCAACTAAACACTGCACTGCCGAGCTGAAGGAGAAGGTACCCAGACCCTTTAAGTCTATACACATTGTGGACAAAAGGGCTCAG GATCCATTTGGGGATCAGCTGAAGGAGATGATGCAGAAGATCCACAACTTCATGACCCTGCCTCCAGACTTCAGACTGAGAGAGTGTGGCACACAAGAATATGAGCTAGATGTGATAACTCTAAAGCGGAGAG GGGAAAAGGAGCAAAACAGAATTCTGGCACAATGTGCACTCCATCTCAGGGAGTACAATGACGCCCTGCTCATCAATGACACCCTGCGAATGATGGACGCTTATCGCTCCTTAGAGGATTTCTACGATACCAAGACTGACAATGCCATAGATGAGACAGATGACTTCCTGGTGAGACTTTTCCAAG ACGATGCAGTGAAGCTGAGGAAAATAGCAAAAAATTCTCAATATGAGAACCCCAAGATGGGCAAACTTGAAACCGTTCTTCGAAACCAGTTTGGTCCAGATCCGGAATCAAGGGGGATCCTTTTCTGTAAAACTCGTAAAAGCACCCGCTGCCTGAATGACTGGGTCCTCTACAATAGAGCCTTGCAGCAAGCTGGCATAAAGGCAGCAGTCCTCACAGGGGCTGGCTGTGGCAAAAGTCACATGACACAG AATGAGCAGGACGACACGATCCGCAAATTCAGCCAGGGTGTTCTCAACCTCCTGATCTCCACCAGTGTGGCTGAAGAAGGCCTTGACATCCCTGAATGCAACCTGGTGGTACGCTATGGACTGCTTACAAATGAGATTGCCCAGCAGCAGGCCAGAGGACGTGCCCGAGCACAAGAAGCTGAGTATTCAATGGTCGGTCAGACAGGGGGGCAAGAAGTGCACAGAGAGCACATCAATGAACTTTTGGAAGAGCTGACTGGCCAAGCGATTGCTAAAATCCAAGAAATGAGCCCCCATGACTTTCGCACAAAG ataaatgagcttcagAAAGAGGCACTTATTGGCAGTGACATTGCAGACACGCACAAAATGAAGAAGAGGGGTCGCTATGATGCCTCCGCTGTCCAACTTTGGTGTCGAGGCTGTTTCAAGTCTGTGGCCTCTGGAAGTGACATTGAagttattaaaaacatgcaCCGTGTCAATGTGAACCCTGACTTTCG GAAGCACTACAAACTCGGTGAGCAGGTTAAAATAGGCAAGACTTTTGATGACTGGGAGCCTGGGTGCAAAATCAGTTGCAATGACTGCAACCAG GACTGGGGATTTGAGATAAAGTACAGGAAGATTGCCCTGCTGCCCAACATAGCCATCAAGAACTTTGCCCTGGAGACCCCTGAGGGCACGACGCCTGTGAAGAAGTGGAAGGATGTTAGTTTCACTGTTGAAGAGTTCGACTTTCAAGAATACATCCAAGACAACTTCCCTGACATGACCATTGACTGA
- the LOC133999857 gene encoding ATP-dependent RNA helicase DHX58-like isoform X3, translating to MADFGLRSYQEEVVERALRRENVIIWLPTGGGKTRAAVYVAKRHLETTSPAKVVVLVNKVHLVEQHFKKEFKPHLGPEYKIEAVSGDSGQKDFFGKVVERSDVVICTAQIVFNALTNMEENAHVELSDITLLIIDECHHTQKEGVYNKIMRHYLEKKLRGEPKLPQILGLTASPGTGGAKILERAVEHVLQICANLDSAIVSTKHCTAELKEKVPRPFKSIHIVDKRAQDPFGDQLKEMMQKIHNFMTLPPDFRLRECGTQEYELDVITLKRRGEKEQNRILAQCALHLREYNDALLINDTLRMMDAYRSLEDFYDTKTDNAIDETDDFLVRLFQDDAVKLRKIAKNSQYENPKMGKLETVLRNQFGPDPESRGILFCKTRKSTRCLNDWVLYNRALQQAGIKAAVLTGAGCGKSHMTQNEQDDTIRKFSQGVLNLLISTSVAEEGLDIPECNLVVRYGLLTNEIAQQQARGRARAQEAEYSMVGQTGGQEVHREHINELLEELTGQAIAKIQEMSPHDFRTKINELQKEALIGSDIADTHKMKKRGRYDASAVQLWCRGCFKSVASGSDIEVIKNMHRVNVNPDFRKHYKLGEQVKIGKTFDDWEPGCKISCNDCNQDWGSEIKYRKIRLPNIAIKYFGLETPEGRMTAEKWKDVTFTVEEFNFEKYAKDNFPDMTID from the exons ATGGCAGATTTTGGACTTCGTTCATACCAGGAAGAAGTGGTTGAAAGGGCCCTTCGAAGAGAGAATGTCATTATCTGGCTGCCAACAGGAGGGGGGAAGACCCGTGCTGCTGTGTATGTGGCAAAAAGACACCTGGAGACTACCTCACCGGCTAAGGTGGTGGTCCTGGTAAACAAg GTCCACCTAGTGgaacaacattttaagaaagAGTTCAAACCTCACCTGGGCCCTGAGTACAAGATAGAGGCAGTCAGTGGAGACAGTGGACAGAAGGACTTCTTTGGAAAAGTGGTGGAAAGATCAGATGTGGTCATCTGCACTGCACAGATCGTATTTAATGCTCTGACTAACATGGAGGAAAATGCGCATGTTGAGCTCTCAG ACATTACTCTACTGATTATTGATGAGTGCCACCACACCCAGAAAGAGGGTGTCTACAACAAGATCATGAGACACTATTTGGAGAAAAAGTTGAGAGGAGAACCAAAACTGCCACAGATCCTGGGTCTCACTGCATCACCGGGGACAGGGGGTGCAAAGATTCTGGAAAGGGCTGTAGAGCATGTACTGCAG ATTTGTGCCAACCTGGACTCAGCCATAGTTTCAACTAAACACTGCACTGCCGAGCTGAAGGAGAAGGTACCCAGACCCTTTAAGTCTATACACATTGTGGACAAAAGGGCTCAG GATCCATTTGGGGATCAGCTGAAGGAGATGATGCAGAAGATCCACAACTTCATGACCCTGCCTCCAGACTTCAGACTGAGAGAGTGTGGCACACAAGAATATGAGCTAGATGTGATAACTCTAAAGCGGAGAG GGGAAAAGGAGCAAAACAGAATTCTGGCACAATGTGCACTCCATCTCAGGGAGTACAATGACGCCCTGCTCATCAATGACACCCTGCGAATGATGGACGCTTATCGCTCCTTAGAGGATTTCTACGATACCAAGACTGACAATGCCATAGATGAGACAGATGACTTCCTGGTGAGACTTTTCCAAG ACGATGCAGTGAAGCTGAGGAAAATAGCAAAAAATTCTCAATATGAGAACCCCAAGATGGGCAAACTTGAAACCGTTCTTCGAAACCAGTTTGGTCCAGATCCGGAATCAAGGGGGATCCTTTTCTGTAAAACTCGTAAAAGCACCCGCTGCCTGAATGACTGGGTCCTCTACAATAGAGCCTTGCAGCAAGCTGGCATAAAGGCAGCAGTCCTCACAGGGGCTGGCTGTGGCAAAAGTCACATGACACAG AATGAGCAGGACGACACGATCCGCAAATTCAGCCAGGGTGTTCTCAACCTCCTGATCTCCACCAGTGTGGCTGAAGAAGGCCTTGACATCCCTGAATGCAACCTGGTGGTACGCTATGGACTGCTTACAAATGAGATTGCCCAGCAGCAGGCCAGAGGACGTGCCCGAGCACAAGAAGCTGAGTATTCAATGGTCGGTCAGACAGGGGGGCAAGAAGTGCACAGAGAGCACATCAATGAACTTTTGGAAGAGCTGACTGGCCAAGCGATTGCTAAAATCCAAGAAATGAGCCCCCATGACTTTCGCACAAAG ataaatgagcttcagAAAGAGGCACTTATTGGCAGTGACATTGCAGACACGCACAAAATGAAGAAGAGGGGTCGCTATGATGCCTCCGCTGTCCAACTTTGGTGTCGAGGCTGTTTCAAGTCTGTGGCCTCTGGAAGTGACATTGAagttattaaaaacatgcaCCGTGTCAATGTGAACCCTGACTTTCG GAAGCACTACAAACTCGGTGAGCAGGTTAAAATAGGCAAGACTTTTGATGACTGGGAGCCTGGGTGCAAAATCAGTTGCAATGACTGCAACCAG GACTGGGGATCTGAGATAAAGTACAGGAAGATCCGGCTGCCCAACATAGCCATCAAGTACTTTGGCCTGGAGACCCCTGAGGGCAGGATGACCGCAGAGAAGTGGAAGGATGTTACTTTCACTGTCGAAGAGTTCAACTTTGAAAAATACGCAAAAGACAACTTCCCTGACATGACCATTGATTGA